Proteins encoded in a region of the Blastococcus sp. Marseille-P5729 genome:
- the chrA gene encoding chromate efflux transporter yields MPDRPVTADAPARSSTWSVFLTFLRLGLTSFGGPIAHLGYFRTEFVDRKKWLRGEEYADLVSLCQFLPGPASSQVGIAVGLKRAGLPGALAAWTGFTLPSAIALAAFAWGLASQVPDGVLHGLMLVAVAVVAQALWQMAKTACRGPLEFLIAVAALAVSLVWRAAWVQISVVAAGLIIGWLLFRRTSSAAEIGQPDRTISRRTGLIALGAFVALLVALPLLARATGAFAVQVADTFYRVGSMVFGGGHVVLPLLQSEVVGPGWVSTDDFIAGYGAAQAVPGPLFTFAAYLGASMTQPLLMTVVALLAIFLPSFFLVVGVMPFWDRLRANADMRAALRGVNAAVVGILAAAWYDPVITHAVFDWKDALIALVAFAALMIAKLPPWVVVVGTAVIAWLVTLI; encoded by the coding sequence GTGCCCGATCGCCCCGTGACTGCCGATGCGCCTGCCCGTTCCTCGACGTGGTCGGTCTTTCTCACCTTCCTCCGGCTGGGGCTGACCTCCTTCGGCGGTCCGATCGCGCACCTCGGGTACTTCCGCACCGAGTTCGTCGATCGCAAGAAGTGGCTGCGCGGCGAGGAGTACGCCGATCTCGTCTCGCTGTGCCAGTTCCTGCCCGGACCGGCGTCCTCCCAGGTCGGCATCGCCGTCGGGCTGAAGCGCGCGGGCCTGCCGGGTGCGCTCGCTGCGTGGACCGGCTTCACCCTGCCCTCCGCGATCGCGTTGGCCGCGTTCGCGTGGGGGCTGGCCAGCCAGGTGCCGGACGGCGTCCTGCACGGTCTGATGCTGGTCGCGGTCGCGGTGGTCGCCCAGGCGCTCTGGCAGATGGCGAAGACGGCTTGCCGCGGACCGCTGGAGTTCCTGATCGCCGTCGCCGCACTGGCCGTCTCGCTGGTCTGGCGGGCCGCGTGGGTGCAGATCAGCGTCGTCGCCGCTGGGTTGATCATCGGCTGGCTGCTGTTCCGGCGGACGTCGTCCGCCGCCGAGATCGGCCAGCCGGATCGCACGATCTCGCGTCGCACCGGACTGATCGCGCTGGGCGCCTTCGTGGCGCTGCTGGTGGCGCTGCCGCTGCTGGCCCGCGCCACGGGCGCGTTCGCAGTGCAGGTGGCCGACACCTTCTATCGAGTCGGTTCAATGGTCTTCGGTGGTGGACACGTCGTCCTGCCGCTGCTGCAGTCCGAGGTGGTCGGTCCGGGCTGGGTCAGCACCGATGACTTCATCGCCGGCTACGGCGCGGCGCAGGCCGTCCCCGGCCCGCTATTCACCTTCGCCGCCTACCTCGGCGCGTCCATGACCCAGCCGCTGCTGATGACGGTCGTCGCGCTGCTGGCGATCTTCCTGCCGAGCTTCTTCCTCGTCGTCGGCGTCATGCCGTTCTGGGACCGGCTGCGCGCGAACGCCGACATGCGAGCCGCGTTGCGCGGTGTGAACGCCGCGGTGGTGGGGATTCTCGCGGCGGCCTGGTACGACCCGGTGATCACGCACGCGGTCTTCGACTGGAAGGACGCGCTCATCGCGCTCGTCGCGTTCGCGGCACTCATGATCGCCAAGCTGCCGCCCTGGGTCGTAGTGGTCGGCACCGCGGTGATCGCCTGGCTGGTCACCCTGATCTGA